Sequence from the Pleomorphomonas sp. T1.2MG-36 genome:
GCGAGCACCGTCAACACCGGACCGACGCTTTCCTTCATGAAGGACGGCTTCTTCATGCGGCAGCCCTCCCCGGCCGCGAGGCGAGATCAGTCGTCATAGCTGTGCCCCGCTCTCAGGCCGTCGCGCACCCGCTGCGCGATCCTCAGGAATTCCGGCGTTTCGCGGATGTCGAGCGGCCGGGGGCCGCGCGGCAGATCGCTCTCGACGATGTCGTGGATGCGGCCGGGGCGCGGGCTCATCACCACGATCCTGGTGGAGAGATAGACCGCCTCGGGGATGGAGTGTGTGACGAAGACCACCGTCTTCCTGGTCTTGGCCCACAGCTGGAGCAGTTGCTCGTTGAGGTGATCGCGGACGATCTCGTCGAGGGCGCCGAAGGGCTCGTCCATCAGGAGAAGGTCCGGCTCGACGGCCAGCGCGCGGGCGATGGAGGCGCGCTGCTGCATGCCGCCGGACAGTTGCCAGGGGTACTTCTTCTCGAAACCGGTGAGGTTGACCAGGGCGAGGTTGCGCGCGATGCGCTCTTCCTGCTGGGCGCGGGTAAGCCCCATGATCTCCAGCGGCAGCGCCACGTTGCGGGCGATGGTTCGCCAGGGATAGAGGGCCGGCGCCTGGAAGACATAACCATAGGCGCGATCGAGGCGGGCCAGCTCCGGCGTGGTGCCATTGACGGAGATCGAACCGCCGGTCGGCCGTTCGAGATCGGCGATGACGCGCAGCAGCGTCGTCTTGCCGCAGCCCGAGGGACCGATGAACGAGACGAAGTCGCCCTTGGCGATCTTGAGGTCGATGTTGGAGAGCGCCTGCACCGGCCCGTCGCCGGTCTCGAAAGTCAGGGATAGCGCCTCGATGTCGATGACGTTCATGCTTGCCGGCACCCCGAGCATCCGCCCGAAAAGTTGCAGACTTTTCGGAGTGACCGGATGCGTGAAGATGAAAACCGAAGCGGAAGTCCCTGCTGCTCGATCGACTTCGCCCCACTCGAATTCGGAGACAAGCGTCCCCTCGGCCGGTCGCGCCATGCGACCACCTGTCCGCCGCCCCGCTTTCCCGGGACGGCACGTCCAATCATGCAAATCCTTGCCCGGTGGACGCCCACGCCGCCTGCCACCGGCCTTATCCAGCCGGAATCAAAGCAAGAAGCGGGCCGACCGGGCCATCGTTCAGACGCCAGTCACCGGAATGCCGGCGCGTTCGATGCGCCGCGGCGACACGAGTTCCTTCCACTGGCTGAGCGCCTTGGCCACCGCCGTGAACGGCTTGCGCGGCACGAACTTGCCGTGCCCTTCCTCGGTCTTCATGGTCGCTTCCTCGACCACGACCTTGCCGCGCGACAGCGTGAAGCGCGGCAGGCCGACCACCTCGTAGCCATCGAACACATTGTATTCGATCACCGACTGCTGGGTCCTCGGCGAGATGACCTTCGACCGCTTGGGATCCCAGACGACGAGATCGGCATCGGCCCCCACCAGCACAGCGCCCTTCTTCGGGTACATGTTGAGGATCTTGGCGCTGTTGGTGGACGTGACGGCGACGAACTCGTTCATCGTCAGGCGGCCAGTGCGCACGCCGTAGGTCCAGAGCAGCGGCATGCGGTCTTCAAGGCCGCCGGTGCCGTTGGGGATCTTGCGGAAATCGCCGAGGCCGGTGCGCTTCTGGGCGATAGTGAAGGTGCAATGGTCGGTGGCGACGCAGCTCAGGGAGCCGGCGGCGAGGCCTGCCCACAGGCTGTCCTGATGCAGCTTGTTACGGAACGGCGGGCTCATCACGCGGACGGCCGAATGGTCCCAGTCGGGGTTGCGGTATTCGCTGTCGTCGAGCAGCAGATGCTGGATCAGCGGCTCGCCATAGACGCGCATGCCCTTCTGGCGGGCACGACGGATCGCCTCGTGCGCCTGCTCGCAGGACGTATGGACGACATAGAGCGGCGCGCCGGCCATATCGGCCAGCATGATGGCGCGGTTGGTCGCTTCACCCTCAACCTCAGGCGGGCGCGAGTAGGCATGCGCCTCCGGGCCGGTGTTGCCCTCGGCGTAGAGCTTGGCCTGCATCTGGGCGACGACGTCGCCGTTCTCGGCGTGCACCATCGGCAAGCCACCGAGTTCGGCAAGCCGTTGGAACGACGAGAACATCTCGTCGTCGTCGACCATCAGCGAGCCCTTGTAGGCCATGAAGTGCTTGAAGGAGTTGATGCCCTTTTCCTCAATGACCACCTTCATCTCGTCGAAGACGGTCTTGTTCCAGGACGTCACGCACATGTGGAAGGAATAGTCGCTGTTGGCGCGGCTCGCCCGGTTGTGCCAGCTCTGCAGCGCGCTCAGCATCGACTCGTCGGGGCGCGGGGTGATGAAGTCCACCACCATGGTGGTGCCGCCGGCGAGGCCCGCCCGCGTGCCGCTGTCGAAGTCGTCGGCCGAGTAGGTGCCCATGAAGGGCATTTCGAGGTGGGTATGGGGGTCGATGCCGCCGGGCATGATGTAGCAGCCCGTGGCGTCAAGCACCTCGTCGCCCTTGAGATCGGGGCCGATCGCCACGATGCGCTCGCCTTCGATCAGGACGTCGGCTTCGTACGTCAGATCGGCGGTGACGATGGTTCCACCCTTGATGACCTTCGACATGGTTCAACCCTCGTTGGACGGTTCGCCCGTCAGCTTTCTTGTCATGAACAGACTGTGTGGGTTCGCGGTGTAGTCGGCAAAGGGGCCACATTCGGCGTACCCGAGCCGACGATACATCGCCACCGCCTCCGTGTTGAGCGGTCCGGTTTCAAGATAGAGCCATTTCAAGCCATTCTCCGCCGCCATCGCCTCGAGGCGGGCCATGATGCGGCGGCCAAGCCCCAGACCGCGCGCCGCATCCGACACGAAGATACGCTTCAGCTCGCCCGTGGCGTCGCCGAACCGCTTCAGGGCGCCGCAGCCCTCGGCCACACCGTCCCGCCGCGCCACGACAAAGCTGATGTCGGGCGACTTCAGGCCGGCGATGTCGGTGCCGAAATGCCCTTCCGGCGGATAGCGCTCCAGCGAGTAGGCGTCGGATGCCTCGATCAGGGCCACGACGTCGGGCCGATCGGGGGCTTCCACCGCAATGTCGTGCAGCACACCCGTCATCAGGCGACGATCTCCGCGGTTTCCAGCACGGCATGCAGCAGCACGTCCGCGCCCGCCGCCGCCCATTCCTGGGTGATCTTCTCGTCCTCGTTATGGGAGAGGCCATCGACACAGGGGCACATGATCATGGTGGCCGGCGCCACCTTGGCCGCCCAGCAGGCATCATGGCCGGCGCCAGAGACGAGGTTCATATGGCTGTAGCCGAGCTTCTCGGTAACGGTACGGACGCGGGAGACCAGCGTCGGATCGAAGGTGACGGGGTCGAAGTGGCCGACCACCTCGACGGCGCACTTGACGCCCAAAGGGTCGCAGAGCTTGGGCGCCTCGGCCTCGATGATCGCCCGCATGCGGTCGAGCTTGGCCTGCTCGGGCGATCGGATGTCGACGGTGAAGATCACCGCACCCGGCAGCACGTTGCGCGAGTTGGGCGAGAACTTCACCTGGCCGACGCCGCCCACGGCATTAGGCTGGCTGTCCATCGCCACCTTCTGCACCAGTTCGAAGATGCGCGCCATGGCGAGACCGGCGTTGACGCGCATGTCCATCGGCGTCGAGCCGGTGTGCGCTTCCTTGCCGGTCAGCGTGAACTCCAGCCACCAGAGGCCCTGGCAGTGGGTAACGACGCCGATCTGCTTGTCCTCGGCCTCGAGAATGGGGCCCTGCTCGATGTGGTATTCGAAGTAGGCGTGCATCTTGCGCGCGCCCACCTCTTCCTCGCCGAGCCAGCCGATGCGCTTCAGTTCGTCGCCGAACACCTTGCCGTCGAGATCCTTGCGCGAGTAGGCGTAGTCGAGCGTGTGGACGCCGGCGAAGACGCCGGACGCCAGCATGGCCGGCGCGAACCTGCCGCCCTCCTCGTTGGTCCAGTTGACGACGACGATCGGATGCTTGGTCTTGACGCCGAGGTCGTTGAGCGAGCGGATGACTTCGAGGGCACCCAGCACGCCGAGCACGCCGTCGTACTTGCCGCCGGTCGGCTGGGTGTCGAGATGGCTGCCGACATAGACCGGCAAGGCATCGGGATCGGTGCCGGGCCGGGTGAAGAACATCGTACCGATCTTGTCGATGCCGAGCGTCATGCCGGCCGCTTCGCCCCAGGCCTTGAACAGCGCCCTGCCCTTGGCATCGGCGTCGGTCAACGTCTGCCTGTTGCAGCCGCCCCGCAGTCCCGGACCGGTCGTCGCCATTTCCTCAAGGCTGTCCCACAGCCGCGCCCCATTGACCCGCAAATTGTCGGTCGGCGTCGTCATCGTGTTCCCCTGATCGCGAGGGCAAAGCCGATTGAGCCGCCCCGACATCCCCGGCCTTCCTGCCGTCCTTCGCGGGCGGCGGATCGGCAAAACTTTTACCAATTGATAAACACATAGTCGGAGTTGCCCCCGAATTGGTCAAGGGTGATTTTTGGGCAACGCAACGCCAGAAAGCCTCAGTTTTCGGCGAATCCCAAAAACCTGCCGCAGGCTGCGGCAGGTGCCTGACCGCTCCGGGGCAACCGCCCGCGAAAGCTTCATAACACGGTGGCCGCCACCAGCAGAAAGGCAGCATAGGTGGCGTTGAAGACCAGCAGAAGATGGAATCCGTGCACCAGAATGTGGTGGACCGAAGCGGGCTGCCGCTCCACGAGGCGGGCACTCCACAGCGCCAGCAGCAGGAACGCCCCGACCAGCGACGCGGCGAACCGCCGCGACAGCCCGCAAAAGGCTGCCATCAAGATGGTAATGGCCGTCACCGGCGTCATGAACTGTGCTCCGACCTGCCGCTTGGTTGCGACAGAGTCGATCGCAGGCTGGGCCGAAAAATGGCAAACGGGCAATCAGGTATGTGGGCGCCGCTCACTTTGTCGCGACTTGCGGCCAACCGTTCGCCAGCCCATCCGAAGTGCGGGCGAGCCGGCGTGCGCAGGGAGACCGATCACATCGGCTCGGCTTCCATGTATCCGATGGAACTGCCGGCCGCGTCGAGCACGATGGCGATCTTACCAACTCCCGGAACCGCCCAGGGGCCGCGCAAGACCTTCCCACCGGCCGGCTCTACCTTGCCGACCGTGGCGTCGATGTCGTCGACGGCGACATAGGGAAACCAGTCGCGCGAGCCGGGCTGGCTCTCCGGCCACTCGAAAAGTCCGGCAACCGGATTTTCCTGCCCCTCCACGAAGGCCAGAGCGTAAATTCCGTTCTCGCCCATGTCGGCGTCGGTAAAGGTCCAGCCGAGGGCCGCGCCATAGAAGGCCTTGGCGGCGGCGACATCCGGGGTCATCAGCTCGTTCCAGCAGAAGTTGCCGTGCTTTGTCATGGTTTCCTCCTGTCATTTATCACTACAGAACGTAACGTGAACCAGATATTCGCCGGTTGCAATCACAATAATCGATTTCAATGACAAAACGCCGGCCGGGGAGCCCTCCCCCCGACCGGCGTCGCTCATGAACGGCTTGCCTGCCGCGCTCAGGCCAGCGTCTTCAGCACGTCGGCGATCACCGACACCAGGTAGTCGATCTCGGCCTTGCTGACGATCAGCGGCGGCGACAGGGCGATGATGTCGCCGGTGGTGCGCATCATCACGCCCTTTTCGTAGGCGCTCAGGAAGGCGGCAAAGGCGCGTTTGGTTGGTTCACCCTCGATCGGCCTGAGCTCGATGGCACCGACAAGACCGATGTTGCGGATGTCGATGACGTGCGGCAGCCCCTTCAGCGAGTGCAGCGCGTCCTCGAAGTACTGAGCGAGCTCGGGGCCGCGATTGAGGAGCCCCTCGTTCGCATAGATGTCGAGCGTCGCCATCGAGGCGGCGCAGGCAACCGGATGGGCCGAGTAGGTGTAGCCGTGGAACAGTTCGATGGCATGCTCCGGCCCGGTCATGAAGGCGTCGTAGATCTCCGAGGAGCAGAACACGCCGCCCATCGGGATGACGCCGTTGGTGATGCCCTTCGCCGTGGCGACCATGTCCGGCACCACACCGAAGTAATCGACGGCGAACGGCGTTCCCAGGCGACCGAAACCGGTGATCACCTCGTCGAAGATCAGCAGGATGTCGTGCTTGGTGCAGATATCGCGCAGCCGCTCGAGATAGCCCTTGGGCGGCACCAGCACGCCGGTCGAGCCCGACATCGGCTCGACGATGACGGCGGCGATGTTGGAGGCGTCGTGCAGGTAGATGATGCGCTCGAGCTCCTCGGCGAACTCAGCGCCATATTCCGGCTGGCCGCGCGAATAGGCGTTGCGCTCGATATCGTGGGTGTGGCGCATGTGGTCGACGCCGGTGAGCAGCGAGCCGAAGAACTTGCGGTTGGTGGGAATGCCGCCGACCGAGATGCCGCCGAAGTTGACGCCATGATACCCGCGCTCGCGACCGATGAGGCGCGTCTTGGTGCCCTTGCCGCGCGCCCGCTGATAGGCGAGCGCGATCTTCAGCGCCGTTTCCACCGACTCAGAACCGGAGTTGGTGAAGAACACGTGGTCGAGCGGCTTCGGCATCATTGAGGTCAGCCGCGCCGCCAGCTCGAACGCCTTGGGATGGCCCATCTGGAACGCGGGTGCATAGTCGAGCTCGCCAACCTGCGATGCCACCGCCTCGACGATCTCACGACGGCCATGGCCGGCATTGACGCACCAGAGACCGGCGGCCGCGTCGAGCAGCTTCCGGCCCTCGACGGTGGTGTAATACATTCCGGAGGCCGAGGCGAGCAGGCGCGGCGCCTTCTTGAACTGCCGGTTGGCGGTGAACGGCATCCAGAAGGCTTCGAGGTTGTTGGGAACGGGAACGTTCATGAAAATCTCCGAGCGAGGCGGACGGCGAAGCCTGAATAGCGGTCGAGCAACGTCCGGATCGACACGTAGATAACGACATGCCCGTTTCCTGAACAAGCAGTTATCTTGTGCAGATCGCACCCCTTGCAAATGCAGGCGGTTTGTGTCGACCTGTTCGGGAAAATGAACAACTAAACAGTGGAAAATGGCATGACGCTCGATCTCGGCGGCAAGCTCAGACGGTTTCGCGAGGCGCGTGGCCTGTCGCAGCGCGAGTTGGCGCGGCGGGCAGGCATCTCGAACGCCACCGTGAGCCAGATCGAGTCCAACACCATCAGCCCGTCGGTCGGCGCGCTGAAGCGCATCCTCGACGCCCTGCCGGTGCCGATGGCCGACTTCTTCGCCGAGGACCAACCGGCGGCCGAGCAGATCTTCTTCAAGGCCGACGACCTGATGGAGATCGGCCGGGGCGGCGTGTCCTACCGGCAGGTGGGGCGCGACCTCTCGGGCAAGGCGCTGCAGATCCTGTCGGAGCGCTACGAAGTGGGCGGCAGTTCCGGCCGCATCCATCTGCGCCATGAAGGAGAGGAAGGCGGCATCGTGCTGAAGGGGCAGTTGGAGGTGATCGTCGGCGACAAGCGGCAGGTGCTCGGCCCCGGCGAGGCCTACTACTTCAAGAGCAACGAGCCCCACCGCTTCCGCAACGTCGGCGACGACATCTGCGAAGTGATTTCGGTCTGCACGCCGCCAAGCTTCTGACCATTTGGACAAAATCATCCACCGCAACCAGCGTTTTGCCGCCGATCCGGGCTTGCCGAACTTCGGGAATGCGTGGACATTCGCGCCATGAGTTACGACACAGCGACCGACAGTCAGGATCTGGCCCGCGCGCGCGGCTCCAAGAAGCGGACGCGCATTCAGGCGGAGAATGAGGAACGCATCCTCGATGCGGCGCTGGAGGTGTTTTCGCGCTACGGGTTCCGAGGCGCCACGGTCGACCAGATCGCCGAGAAGGCCGGCATGTCCAAGCCGAACCTTCTCTACTACTTCCGCCGCAAGCACGACCTCTACACGGCGGTGCTGACTCGCACGCTCGACATGTGGCTCACCCCGTTCGGCGAGATGGCCGAGGAGGGCGATCCCGAGACCGAGCTTACCGGCTATATCCGCCAGAAGCTGGAGGCATCGCGCGACT
This genomic interval carries:
- a CDS encoding ABC transporter ATP-binding protein translates to MNVIDIEALSLTFETGDGPVQALSNIDLKIAKGDFVSFIGPSGCGKTTLLRVIADLERPTGGSISVNGTTPELARLDRAYGYVFQAPALYPWRTIARNVALPLEIMGLTRAQQEERIARNLALVNLTGFEKKYPWQLSGGMQQRASIARALAVEPDLLLMDEPFGALDEIVRDHLNEQLLQLWAKTRKTVVFVTHSIPEAVYLSTRIVVMSPRPGRIHDIVESDLPRGPRPLDIRETPEFLRIAQRVRDGLRAGHSYDD
- the hydA gene encoding dihydropyrimidinase; translated protein: MSKVIKGGTIVTADLTYEADVLIEGERIVAIGPDLKGDEVLDATGCYIMPGGIDPHTHLEMPFMGTYSADDFDSGTRAGLAGGTTMVVDFITPRPDESMLSALQSWHNRASRANSDYSFHMCVTSWNKTVFDEMKVVIEEKGINSFKHFMAYKGSLMVDDDEMFSSFQRLAELGGLPMVHAENGDVVAQMQAKLYAEGNTGPEAHAYSRPPEVEGEATNRAIMLADMAGAPLYVVHTSCEQAHEAIRRARQKGMRVYGEPLIQHLLLDDSEYRNPDWDHSAVRVMSPPFRNKLHQDSLWAGLAAGSLSCVATDHCTFTIAQKRTGLGDFRKIPNGTGGLEDRMPLLWTYGVRTGRLTMNEFVAVTSTNSAKILNMYPKKGAVLVGADADLVVWDPKRSKVISPRTQQSVIEYNVFDGYEVVGLPRFTLSRGKVVVEEATMKTEEGHGKFVPRKPFTAVAKALSQWKELVSPRRIERAGIPVTGV
- a CDS encoding GNAT family N-acetyltransferase, with translation MTGVLHDIAVEAPDRPDVVALIEASDAYSLERYPPEGHFGTDIAGLKSPDISFVVARRDGVAEGCGALKRFGDATGELKRIFVSDAARGLGLGRRIMARLEAMAAENGLKWLYLETGPLNTEAVAMYRRLGYAECGPFADYTANPHSLFMTRKLTGEPSNEG
- a CDS encoding Zn-dependent hydrolase — encoded protein: MTTPTDNLRVNGARLWDSLEEMATTGPGLRGGCNRQTLTDADAKGRALFKAWGEAAGMTLGIDKIGTMFFTRPGTDPDALPVYVGSHLDTQPTGGKYDGVLGVLGALEVIRSLNDLGVKTKHPIVVVNWTNEEGGRFAPAMLASGVFAGVHTLDYAYSRKDLDGKVFGDELKRIGWLGEEEVGARKMHAYFEYHIEQGPILEAEDKQIGVVTHCQGLWWLEFTLTGKEAHTGSTPMDMRVNAGLAMARIFELVQKVAMDSQPNAVGGVGQVKFSPNSRNVLPGAVIFTVDIRSPEQAKLDRMRAIIEAEAPKLCDPLGVKCAVEVVGHFDPVTFDPTLVSRVRTVTEKLGYSHMNLVSGAGHDACWAAKVAPATMIMCPCVDGLSHNEDEKITQEWAAAGADVLLHAVLETAEIVA
- a CDS encoding VOC family protein: MTKHGNFCWNELMTPDVAAAKAFYGAALGWTFTDADMGENGIYALAFVEGQENPVAGLFEWPESQPGSRDWFPYVAVDDIDATVGKVEPAGGKVLRGPWAVPGVGKIAIVLDAAGSSIGYMEAEPM
- a CDS encoding aspartate aminotransferase family protein, yielding MNVPVPNNLEAFWMPFTANRQFKKAPRLLASASGMYYTTVEGRKLLDAAAGLWCVNAGHGRREIVEAVASQVGELDYAPAFQMGHPKAFELAARLTSMMPKPLDHVFFTNSGSESVETALKIALAYQRARGKGTKTRLIGRERGYHGVNFGGISVGGIPTNRKFFGSLLTGVDHMRHTHDIERNAYSRGQPEYGAEFAEELERIIYLHDASNIAAVIVEPMSGSTGVLVPPKGYLERLRDICTKHDILLIFDEVITGFGRLGTPFAVDYFGVVPDMVATAKGITNGVIPMGGVFCSSEIYDAFMTGPEHAIELFHGYTYSAHPVACAASMATLDIYANEGLLNRGPELAQYFEDALHSLKGLPHVIDIRNIGLVGAIELRPIEGEPTKRAFAAFLSAYEKGVMMRTTGDIIALSPPLIVSKAEIDYLVSVIADVLKTLA
- a CDS encoding cupin domain-containing protein, with amino-acid sequence MTLDLGGKLRRFREARGLSQRELARRAGISNATVSQIESNTISPSVGALKRILDALPVPMADFFAEDQPAAEQIFFKADDLMEIGRGGVSYRQVGRDLSGKALQILSERYEVGGSSGRIHLRHEGEEGGIVLKGQLEVIVGDKRQVLGPGEAYYFKSNEPHRFRNVGDDICEVISVCTPPSF
- a CDS encoding TetR family transcriptional regulator C-terminal domain-containing protein, whose product is MSYDTATDSQDLARARGSKKRTRIQAENEERILDAALEVFSRYGFRGATVDQIAEKAGMSKPNLLYYFRRKHDLYTAVLTRTLDMWLTPFGEMAEEGDPETELTGYIRQKLEASRDFPQESRLFIGEVLLGAPHLDGVLRTDLKSIVEEKAEVIRRWIKDGKLIDVDPVHLIFMIWATTQHYADFDAQIRSVLGRGVEDPATFRAASDTVIGVLMRGILPTRD